One stretch of Wolbachia endosymbiont of Armadillidium arcangelii DNA includes these proteins:
- a CDS encoding HK97 family phage prohead protease → MNKKFFYSPLSIKSIGENGVFSGYASVFNIVDKQNDLILPGAFKENLNKNKIKLLWQHNPSEPIGNIIDICENDVGLYITAHLLLGIQKAEEIYLMLKTETINGLSIGYIPIEYDVDRESGARVLKQVELWEVSLVTFPANLAAQVINVKNQHNEQEMLARAIEKANSVLTNTCISA, encoded by the coding sequence ATGAATAAGAAATTTTTCTATTCACCATTGTCAATAAAAAGCATAGGAGAAAATGGTGTATTTTCTGGCTATGCGAGCGTTTTTAACATAGTTGATAAGCAAAATGATCTGATATTGCCTGGAGCATTTAAGGAAAATTTAAATAAAAACAAGATAAAACTTCTTTGGCAGCACAATCCAAGCGAACCTATAGGTAATATTATAGATATTTGCGAAAATGATGTTGGCCTATATATAACTGCACATTTGCTTTTGGGTATCCAAAAAGCAGAGGAAATATATTTAATGCTCAAAACTGAGACTATTAACGGGCTTTCGATTGGTTATATACCTATAGAGTATGATGTTGATCGTGAAAGCGGAGCTCGAGTGTTAAAGCAAGTGGAATTATGGGAAGTTAGTTTGGTCACTTTTCCTGCAAACTTGGCAGCTCAGGTAATTAATGTGAAAAATCAGCACAATGAACAAGAAATGTTAGCAAGAGCAATAGAAAAAGCAAATTCTGTGCTTACGAACACGTGTATTTCTGCTTGA
- a CDS encoding IS5 family transposase (programmed frameshift): MRKKYPTDLSKREWSRIEKHFRVSYKKGGRPPKYSKCEILNAILYVLRTRCQWRNLPHDFPLWKAVHEQFRRWKKQRIFEKVNYDITKYSRSKMGRSEEPSACIVDSQSVKITEKGGSKVMMGAKKVNGRKRHIITDTQGFVLGCYVGAASENDRDGVKMVLDNMKEKYSNIKKMWADMGYQGKDLKTHIEEEHGIDIEIVKRPPCRFWVHKDTPPELLPQRDPGFAVQPRRWVVERTFAWINRNRRLSKEYDLLTTSTESFIYLAMSKVMLSREYA, from the exons ATGAGGAAAAAATATCCAACAGATTTAAGTAAAAGGGAATGGTCCCGAATAGAAAAACACTTCAGGGTATCGTATAAGAAAGGAGGAAGGCCGCCAAAATACAGTAAGTGTGAGATACTGAATGCAATTCTTTATGTACTGCGCACAAGATGTCAATGGCGCAATTTACCACACGATTTTCCGTTGTGGAAGGCTGTGCATGAACAGTTTAGAAGATGGAAAAAGCAGAGGATTTTTGAGAAAGTGAACTATGATATCACTAAATATAGTAGGTCAAAAATGGGAAGAAGTGAGGAGCCAAGCGCATGCATAGTGGATAGTCAATCGGTAAAAATCACGGAAAAAGGGGGGTCAAAGGTTATGATGG GTGCAAAAAAAGTAAATGGGAGAAAAAGACATATAATCACAGATACTCAAGGATTTGTGCTTGGTTGCTATGTAGGAGCTGCAAGCGAAAATGACAGAGATGGGGTGAAGATGGTATTGGACAATATGAAAGAAAAATACAGCAATATTAAGAAAATGTGGGCTGATATGGGGTACCAAGGAAAAGATTTAAAAACCCATATAGAGGAAGAACATGGGATAGATATTGAAATTGTGAAAAGACCTCCATGTAGGTTTTGGGTGCATAAAGATACACCACCAGAACTATTGCCACAACGGGATCCTGGATTTGCAGTACAACCGAGAAGGTGGGTGGTAGAGAGGACTTTTGCTTGGATCAATAGAAATAGAAGGCTATCAAAGGAGTACGATTTACTTACAACATCTACTGAAAGTTTCATATATCTGGCTATGAGTAAAGTTATGTTAAGTAGGGAATATGCTTGA